From the Synechococcus sp. HK01-R genome, one window contains:
- a CDS encoding glycosyltransferase — MADIVLLATADWDHPLWTNKQHVACALADLGHRVLYIDSLGVRGPRGDHADNGRILRRLSRGLRLPRAVRPGVWVYSPLVLPGKTLGLAGRLNRWSLYLGLLIADVVLDLRRPLLWTFNPLTSHYLPLGKFHATIYHCVDRIQAQPGMPGAELELAERHLCSVVKVVFTTSPELQHSLAPLNAGTHGFGNVADGEHFRRALDPRLPKPSDWPLISGPVLIFIGAIDAYKLDLAMLEALVRSSPHWNYVFIGPVGETDPSTDIASLDALPNVHLLGPRSYATLPAYLAQADVALLPLQLNDYTRHMYPMKFFEYLAAGCPVVATAIPSLEDQGDVALLCPPDAEAFAQAISLALSGAGPTLEQRLARAEQHTYKSRTKAMLTCLENHGLMPAVPQAPQAPPYNRIRSQWRRSSLAAQLRLVLLRGLDRLGQGRLVRTLLSRWFSADPHNIPLLTELTQRLLEAGDYAEGCRMIERIWLEDGEADILHQLLFRRGSRPGSRFDQLLLFDVLAASPVLPLHYSGYCWVVRTYRATDAKDAQAMRRGVQGLGGILARLEADPNTYCCLKPNRENRAKLLISSQLTRLRALMALEDWSGLDLAARELLHSARRYDPFLIERNTATRMTRNIMRSLTVAAVMAWHRGDACGFDAVLDQIRRLREACYAERFDPIANKTQEDHRGFSDAILEILSACHWPADQPEARPDAEQLVDALLLVYFPTLKRARAEKAHDFFRALALAPAL; from the coding sequence ATGGCAGACATTGTTCTCCTGGCCACGGCTGACTGGGATCACCCCCTTTGGACGAATAAGCAGCACGTCGCCTGTGCACTCGCGGATCTGGGCCATCGCGTGCTCTACATCGATTCCCTTGGGGTTCGCGGCCCGAGGGGCGATCACGCCGATAACGGGCGGATTCTGCGACGCCTGAGCCGTGGCCTGCGTCTGCCGCGAGCCGTGCGCCCCGGAGTCTGGGTTTACTCCCCGCTCGTCTTGCCCGGTAAGACTCTCGGTCTGGCCGGTCGCCTTAACCGCTGGAGCCTTTATCTCGGCCTGCTGATCGCTGATGTCGTCCTCGATCTACGTAGGCCCCTGCTGTGGACGTTCAATCCCCTGACGAGTCATTATCTGCCCCTGGGCAAGTTTCACGCCACCATTTACCACTGCGTGGATCGGATCCAGGCGCAGCCAGGGATGCCAGGGGCAGAGCTGGAGCTTGCTGAGCGGCATCTCTGCAGTGTCGTCAAGGTTGTCTTTACAACCTCTCCGGAGCTGCAGCATTCCTTAGCGCCGCTCAATGCCGGAACCCATGGCTTCGGCAATGTCGCTGATGGCGAACACTTCCGGCGAGCGCTCGATCCAAGACTCCCCAAGCCGTCCGACTGGCCCCTGATCAGTGGTCCGGTGCTGATCTTCATCGGCGCGATCGATGCCTACAAACTCGATTTGGCCATGCTGGAGGCCTTGGTGCGATCCAGTCCTCACTGGAATTACGTGTTCATTGGTCCAGTAGGAGAGACCGATCCGAGCACGGACATTGCGTCCTTGGACGCTTTGCCCAACGTGCACCTGTTGGGTCCGCGCTCTTACGCCACCCTGCCCGCCTACCTGGCCCAGGCCGATGTGGCCTTGCTGCCCTTGCAGCTCAATGACTACACCCGCCACATGTACCCGATGAAATTCTTCGAGTACCTGGCTGCGGGTTGTCCTGTCGTCGCGACGGCGATTCCCTCCCTGGAGGATCAGGGAGATGTCGCTCTGCTCTGTCCACCGGATGCCGAAGCCTTTGCCCAGGCGATCAGCCTCGCTTTGTCAGGGGCAGGTCCAACGCTTGAGCAACGGCTGGCCCGTGCAGAGCAGCACACCTACAAGAGCCGCACGAAAGCGATGCTCACCTGCCTGGAAAACCATGGCTTGATGCCTGCTGTTCCCCAGGCACCGCAGGCTCCTCCCTACAACCGCATACGCAGCCAGTGGCGACGCTCCTCCCTCGCTGCCCAGCTGCGGCTTGTCCTGCTACGCGGTCTCGATCGCCTCGGGCAGGGGCGGTTGGTTCGGACTCTGCTCAGTCGCTGGTTCAGCGCTGATCCGCACAACATCCCCTTGCTGACTGAGCTCACCCAGCGCCTGCTGGAGGCCGGTGACTATGCCGAGGGTTGTCGGATGATCGAGCGGATCTGGCTCGAGGATGGTGAGGCAGACATCCTGCATCAGCTTCTGTTCCGCAGAGGATCACGTCCTGGCAGTCGCTTCGATCAGCTCTTGCTTTTTGATGTCCTTGCGGCCAGCCCTGTGCTGCCCCTGCATTATTCCGGCTATTGCTGGGTGGTGCGCACCTACCGGGCTACTGATGCCAAGGATGCGCAGGCGATGCGTCGAGGGGTGCAGGGTCTAGGGGGGATCCTCGCCAGGCTCGAAGCAGATCCCAACACCTACTGCTGTTTGAAGCCGAATCGAGAAAATCGAGCCAAGCTTTTGATCTCCAGTCAGCTCACGCGTCTACGCGCTCTTATGGCGCTTGAAGACTGGTCTGGGCTTGACCTGGCTGCCCGAGAGCTGCTGCACAGCGCCCGTCGCTATGACCCTTTCCTGATCGAGCGCAACACAGCCACTCGGATGACGCGCAACATCATGCGCAGTCTCACGGTCGCGGCGGTGATGGCCTGGCATCGGGGCGATGCCTGTGGCTTCGATGCTGTGCTGGATCAGATCAGGCGCCTGCGAGAAGCCTGTTACGCCGAACGCTTTGACCCCATTGCCAACAAAACTCAGGAGGATCACCGGGGCTTCTCCGACGCCATTCTCGAGATCCTCTCGGCCTGTCACTGGCCGGCGGATCAGCCTGAGGCAAGGCCGGATGCTGAACAGCTCGTTGATGCGTTGCTGCTGGTGTACTTCCCCACCTTGAAGCGAGCACGCGCCGAGAAGGCGCATGACTTTTTTCGTGCCCTTGCGCTGGCTCCGGCCCTCTGA
- a CDS encoding glycosyltransferase, with the protein MALLRVAFTIDSLKLGGAERVLLTWARWCRDAGWQVLVITRQGAERDAYPLPEGVQRRVEPGLRPTLERLGWFAFPCRVWTLRRLLQEERCELVVGVTTLPAIKLLLACSGLAIRTLVSERNYPPAKPPALPWRWLRRLTYPRADLHLVQTDTTGQWLSRHCAVRRQLLLPNPVVWPLPDREPVLDPELWIQPEHPLLLAVGTKAHQKGFDRLIPVFAALARRDPTLHLALPGLAPGTYHGLDQQAWLRELLGPDPDLQRRLLLPGVCGSMARWYARATVFVLPSRFEGFPNVLLEAMAAGCACIASDCLTGPRDLICDGDNGVLLPAEASGSDWIAALGDLLGDPDRRRRFGERAAAVREGFAEQRLRHDFLEALSSLQRSSLHHG; encoded by the coding sequence ATGGCCCTCCTCCGCGTTGCCTTCACCATTGATTCGCTCAAGCTCGGGGGGGCTGAGCGGGTGCTGCTCACTTGGGCGCGCTGGTGTCGTGATGCTGGTTGGCAGGTGCTGGTGATCACAAGGCAGGGGGCCGAGCGCGATGCCTATCCCCTGCCGGAGGGGGTGCAACGTCGGGTGGAACCCGGCCTCCGCCCCACGCTGGAACGATTGGGTTGGTTCGCCTTTCCATGTCGCGTCTGGACCCTGCGCCGCCTTCTGCAGGAGGAGCGCTGCGAGCTGGTGGTGGGGGTGACCACGCTTCCTGCCATCAAGCTTCTGCTGGCCTGCAGTGGTCTCGCCATCCGCACGCTGGTCTCGGAACGCAACTATCCGCCTGCAAAGCCCCCCGCCTTGCCATGGCGCTGGTTACGTCGTCTCACTTACCCCCGGGCCGACCTGCACCTGGTCCAGACCGACACCACGGGCCAATGGCTCAGCCGGCATTGCGCGGTGCGTCGCCAGCTGCTGCTGCCCAATCCGGTGGTCTGGCCCCTGCCGGATCGTGAGCCTGTGCTGGATCCCGAGCTCTGGATCCAGCCGGAGCATCCCTTGCTCCTGGCGGTGGGGACCAAGGCCCATCAGAAGGGGTTCGATCGGCTGATCCCGGTCTTCGCTGCCTTGGCCCGTCGAGATCCAACCCTGCATCTGGCCCTGCCAGGCCTGGCGCCAGGCACGTATCACGGTCTTGATCAGCAGGCCTGGTTGCGGGAGCTGCTGGGTCCCGACCCCGATCTGCAGCGCCGCCTTCTGCTGCCTGGCGTTTGCGGTTCCATGGCCCGTTGGTATGCACGGGCAACCGTCTTTGTCTTGCCCTCCCGCTTTGAGGGTTTCCCCAATGTGCTGCTCGAGGCGATGGCGGCTGGCTGTGCCTGCATCGCCAGCGACTGTCTCACTGGGCCTCGCGATTTGATCTGCGATGGCGATAACGGTGTGTTGTTACCAGCGGAGGCCAGTGGTTCCGATTGGATCGCCGCGCTTGGGGATCTGCTGGGCGATCCCGACCGCCGCCGTCGTTTCGGCGAGCGGGCAGCTGCGGTGCGTGAGGGTTTTGCTGAACAACGCCTCCGCC